In the genome of Notamacropus eugenii isolate mMacEug1 chromosome 5, mMacEug1.pri_v2, whole genome shotgun sequence, one region contains:
- the LOC140507929 gene encoding large ribosomal subunit protein uL23-like, producing MMPKAKEEAIVPSKTEAKSKALKAKKRNKLDHCVVIKFPLTTESAMNKLEDNNTLVFIVGIKANKLQIKQEVKKLYNIDMVKVNTLIWPDGEKKACVRLTPDYDALDVANKIGII from the exons ATGATGCCAAAGGCAAAGGAGGAAGCCATTGTCCCCTccaagacagaagccaagtccaaggccttgaaggccaagaag AGAAACAAGCTTGATCACTGTGTCGTCATTAAGTTTCCCTTGACCACCGAGTCTGCTATGAATAAGCTTGAGGACAACAACACCCTAGTTTTCATTGTGGGCATCAAGGCCAACAAGCTTCAGATCAAGCAGGAGGTAAAGAAGCTGTATAACATTGACATGGTCAAGGTCAATACACTGATCTggcctgatggagagaagaaagcctGTGTCCGGCTTACTCCAGACTATGATGCTTTGGATGTTgccaacaaaattggaatcatctAG